The window CCGCCGCACGAGGTTGCAGTCCCATAGGACGCGTAGGACGTGGGCGGGAGGAAGACCTCGTAGACGGTGTTCGCATCGAGGCCGACGCTGCCGATCACCCGGATCACCTCGCCCTGGACGGTGGCGTCGGTGACGTTTTGCGGCGGCGTCGAGTTGTCGATCCAGTATGTGGTGGTAAGCCCGCCCCGCACGTTGCCGCCGAAATCGTAGTACTGCGTGATCACGTTGTACTGGGGAGTGGCGCCGAACTGCGCGAAGAAGCCGGCGATCGCCTGCGCGAGCGGGCTGGGGGCCGTGCTCGTTCCCCACGTCGTCGCAGGACCCCAGAAGATGGCGACGGCCTTCGCCTGATGGATCACCGGGCCGTTGTGGTAGCTCACGTTGACGTTCTTGTTGTGGCCGACGCCCGCGCCGTGGTTCTTCGTCGGATAGAGCTGCACGTGTCGTCCGTTCAGCTCGGTGATGCGCTCGGCGGGCGCCGAAGACGCAACGAGGAGCAACCCCGCGACCGAGAGAATCCTCTTCATCGCATTCGCCTTTCCCCACCGTTCGGAGTCCCGGCCAGCAGGTTCGGAAAAAAGATTGTGCCGCCAGAGTCTACTTGCGAGCGCTCGAGTTGCAAGCAGAAAAGGCGACACACGACCCGCGGGCGCCGGCACATGCGTCACAACGACGTCGAGCCTCAGGGAAGCCGTGCGCCCGACATGGCCAGCACCGTGTCCCCCGTGGGATCGACGTACTTGCGCGCCACGAGGCCGCGGACCACGTCGGAGGTGACGTAGCGGAGGTGCGGCAACTCCGCCGTTGCGGCCTGCACGATGACCGCGGCGACATCGTCTCCCGTCTGGCCCACGGTCGCGAACGCCTCCTGGGTCCCGGCGATGTAGGCCCCGAGCAACGGCCGGTACGGCTCGCTCTCGAGCTCGGCACGCCCGGCGGCCGATGCGCGGACCGCGGCGACGAACTCCGTGTTCACCGGTCCGGGCTCGATGAGCGACACGTGGATGCCGAGCCGCTTCACCACGGGCGCCAGGCTCTCCATCCAGCCCTCGACGGCGAACTTGGCGGCGCAGTAGGCATCGTTGAAGGGCTGACCGATGAGGCCGCCGATGCTCGTCACGGAGATGATCCGGCCCGAGCGGGCGGTGCGCATGGCCGGCAGCACGGCCCGCGTGACGCGCCACACGCCGAAGAAGTTGATGTCCATCGTCCGCCGCAGGTCCTCGAACGACGTCTGCTCGAGCGTCCCGAGAAAGCCCGCGCCCGCGTTGTTCACGAGCACATCGATCCGCCCGTGGCCATGCAGGACGTCGCGCACGCAGGCGTCCACCGAGTGCTCGTCCTGGACGTCCAGCTGCCGGACGTCGAGCGTCACGCCGTCCGCCTTGGCGCGGGCCTGGAGGGCCGCCGCCTTGCCGAGGTTGCGCATGGTCGCGACGACCGTGAAGCCCGCGCGCGCGAGCGCGACGGCCGTGCCGAGCCCGATGCCTGACGACGTGCCGGTGACCAGAGCGATGCGCGCCATGGGACCTCCTTCGGCCGAACGTCTGTAGCGCTTTCCTCGCTCGCTGCACAGA is drawn from Deltaproteobacteria bacterium and contains these coding sequences:
- a CDS encoding SDR family oxidoreductase, which produces MARIALVTGTSSGIGLGTAVALARAGFTVVATMRNLGKAAALQARAKADGVTLDVRQLDVQDEHSVDACVRDVLHGHGRIDVLVNNAGAGFLGTLEQTSFEDLRRTMDINFFGVWRVTRAVLPAMRTARSGRIISVTSIGGLIGQPFNDAYCAAKFAVEGWMESLAPVVKRLGIHVSLIEPGPVNTEFVAAVRASAAGRAELESEPYRPLLGAYIAGTQEAFATVGQTGDDVAAVIVQAATAELPHLRYVTSDVVRGLVARKYVDPTGDTVLAMSGARLP